GGTTCTAACGGTTCAAGCGGTTCCAACCTTTTGTTAGACCCCCCACCCTCCCGACACCTTTATTTCCGTGCCGGTTATGTAGGATGCGTCCTCAGAGGCGAGAAAGGCAACCACACGGGCCACTTCTTCCGGTTCGCCTATCCTGCCCAGCATGCTCTCCACTATGATGGGTTCCCTGTACTTGTCGGGCATCCGCATGATGGGCGGAGTCCGTATCATGCCCGGGACGACGGCATTTATGGTCACACCATCCCTTCCTCCTTCACGCGCCAGGGTCTTGGTCAGACCCAGGACCCCGGCCTTGGCCGCGGCGTAGGCCACCTCGCCCTTGGCCCCCATGAGCCCGTATATGGAGCTCACGTTGACAATGCGTCCCCACCTGTTGGCGCGCATCTGCGGGAGGAGCAGCTTGGAAAGGAGAAAGGGCACACCGAGATGGATGGACAGAACGGCATTGTAGTCCGTCTTGTCGATCTTCGCCGTGATGCCGGGCCTGTCAAAGCCGGCGTTGTTGACGAGAATGTCTATCCTGTGGTCTGCCAGAAGCTCTTCGACCATCTTCACAAGGGGTTGCGTGCGCGTGAGGTCGATGATCCGGAAGACAACGTCGACGCCTTTCACTTTCAGATCCCGCGCAACGTGCGGAAGGGTTCTCCTGTTCTTGTCGAGAAGGATGAGGCGCGCGCCCCGCTCCCCGAAAACCTCGGCACAGGCCTTGCCGATACCCTGTCCGGCCCCGGTGATCAATGCAGTTTTGTCTTTCAGGCTCATGATCGCTCCTCGTGGTTTTATAGAAGTGTTCCACCGGAACGTCGTTATTCTACCGCAACGCTGGAACGGGTTACAACAAAATGTCAAAAGACTTGATTTCTTTGCCGACTTCCTATATTTCCTATAGTGCGGACCTATCCGTGAAGGATGACAGGACAGATGGAACTATTCGTGGTCATGGACAGATCGATACTGGGCCGAGGGGTCTTCGCGGTCTTCTCCAGCATCGAAAAAGCGCGGTCATTCAGCGACGACATGTATCGGAACACCAGCTTTCAGAGCGAGGTGAAGACCTGCACTGTCATCGGAGGCCCGGATCCCTCGGACAGGGTTTACGCAGCTCACTTCTATGACGATTTCTACGATACCCACGTATTCGACGGGATATATTCCGAAAGCAACCTCGCATATGATGCTGTCGGCAGGAAAGGGCTCATCATTCGATTCGTCATCGACTCCCCCGAAGACAGGGAGATCGTCGCCTAGACAAGGACCAGGGCCCCGTTTTCCATGTGACAATTATCATCGACTTTATCGGTGATACCATTTATGTTACTCTTAATGCAGATGGAGCG
Above is a genomic segment from Syntrophorhabdus sp. containing:
- a CDS encoding SDR family oxidoreductase is translated as MSLKDKTALITGAGQGIGKACAEVFGERGARLILLDKNRRTLPHVARDLKVKGVDVVFRIIDLTRTQPLVKMVEELLADHRIDILVNNAGFDRPGITAKIDKTDYNAVLSIHLGVPFLLSKLLLPQMRANRWGRIVNVSSIYGLMGAKGEVAYAAAKAGVLGLTKTLAREGGRDGVTINAVVPGMIRTPPIMRMPDKYREPIIVESMLGRIGEPEEVARVVAFLASEDASYITGTEIKVSGGWGV